The following coding sequences are from one Bradyrhizobium sp. WSM471 window:
- a CDS encoding flagellin/flagellar hook associated protein: MSISSINYSSSILGSQIRNINQQLTDLSTQLSTGKLSQNYSGMGTNEGFAIAGRAQLSNIAAYTDTMTNVNVSINLANTALQSLTTIRNTVQTGSANTAQDLNVNGQTVAQNTAAAQFGSMVGVLNTQSGNRYLFSGTAFNTPSVANAGDIINGTTTQAGFKTVMAERQAADLGANGMGRLVLATPQPTPSSVKVSEDAPASPFGLKIAAVSSTLTGATVTGPSGSPVSFSVDLNGVNPNNGDKLSVQFTLPDGSTEQIDLTASTATPTPVGSFAIDASVPVNPNNTATNLNTALNTAIKKLAGTSLVAASAVTAGDNFFNTAGSATANVAATGNLLSYTSTTGTGSVALQDSALAIASTTTSLDSSATPHLNGTILTALANAPTGTTLTITGASGAHTITFDPTVTTVTTASGNTTIGLASGSAAKVSDILNAIATAAGIPAANVTLSAGGNIQIATGTGTDVAVTGGAAATALGLSSVTRGSAASTPQITGSTVLSGTATTGGPEVLSAAFQAPDTITVNGQTLTFVASGAIGPNQINVTDNITTLLGKIDQITGTTKPSTIHGGVITINTDDPGSLNITSSNSTAFAALGFTTSPVTAAKAPLRVGSSPLGSATTLVNGSATTVQWYLGNDGPGSPRSTAMARVDDSVTVQYGAQANEDAIRKELQAVAVFGTFSTSPTGQYAGGQVAALSLRVTQALTKQPGQQRIEDIQTDIAMAQNTMKDAGTRQTQAKAQLQTIIDQAESAPPDQVASEILSLQNALQASYQVTSNLAQLSLVKFL; encoded by the coding sequence ATGTCGATCAGCAGCATCAACTATTCCTCGTCGATTCTCGGCTCGCAGATCCGCAACATCAACCAGCAGCTCACCGACCTGTCGACGCAGCTCTCGACCGGCAAGCTGTCGCAGAACTATTCCGGGATGGGCACCAACGAGGGCTTTGCGATCGCCGGGCGCGCGCAGCTCTCCAACATCGCCGCCTATACCGACACGATGACCAACGTCAACGTCAGCATCAACCTCGCCAATACCGCGTTGCAGTCGCTGACCACGATCCGCAACACGGTGCAGACGGGCTCGGCCAACACCGCGCAGGATCTCAACGTCAATGGCCAGACGGTCGCGCAGAACACCGCAGCTGCGCAATTCGGCTCGATGGTCGGCGTTCTCAATACGCAATCCGGCAACCGCTATCTGTTCTCCGGCACCGCCTTCAACACGCCGTCGGTCGCGAATGCCGGCGACATCATCAACGGCACCACGACGCAGGCGGGCTTCAAGACCGTCATGGCGGAGCGCCAGGCCGCCGACCTCGGCGCCAACGGCATGGGCCGGCTGGTGCTGGCGACCCCACAGCCGACGCCGAGCTCGGTGAAGGTCTCCGAGGACGCGCCCGCATCGCCATTCGGCCTGAAGATCGCCGCAGTCTCCTCGACGCTGACCGGCGCGACGGTCACCGGCCCGAGCGGCTCGCCGGTGTCGTTCTCGGTCGACCTCAACGGCGTCAATCCGAACAATGGCGACAAGCTCAGCGTGCAGTTCACGCTGCCCGATGGCTCGACCGAGCAGATCGACCTGACGGCGTCCACCGCGACACCGACGCCCGTCGGCAGCTTTGCGATCGATGCAAGCGTCCCGGTCAACCCGAACAACACGGCGACCAACCTCAACACCGCGCTGAACACCGCGATCAAGAAGCTTGCCGGCACCTCGCTGGTAGCGGCATCCGCCGTCACGGCGGGGGACAATTTCTTCAACACGGCGGGATCCGCCACTGCGAATGTGGCGGCCACCGGCAATCTGCTCTCCTATACCTCAACGACCGGGACGGGCTCGGTTGCGTTGCAGGACAGCGCATTGGCGATTGCGTCTACGACCACGTCGCTCGATTCTTCGGCGACACCCCATCTCAACGGGACCATTCTCACCGCGCTCGCCAACGCTCCGACCGGTACCACCCTGACCATCACCGGCGCGAGCGGCGCCCACACGATCACCTTCGACCCTACCGTCACCACTGTCACGACGGCCAGCGGCAATACCACGATCGGATTGGCTTCGGGCAGCGCCGCGAAGGTGTCTGATATCTTGAATGCAATCGCGACGGCCGCCGGCATCCCCGCCGCCAACGTGACTCTGAGCGCCGGCGGCAATATCCAGATCGCGACCGGCACCGGCACCGACGTGGCGGTCACCGGCGGCGCGGCGGCCACGGCGCTCGGTCTCAGCAGCGTGACGCGCGGCAGCGCGGCGTCGACGCCTCAGATCACCGGTTCAACTGTGCTGAGCGGCACTGCGACCACGGGCGGCCCGGAAGTCCTCTCAGCGGCGTTCCAGGCGCCCGATACGATCACGGTGAACGGTCAGACGCTGACTTTTGTCGCCTCGGGCGCCATCGGCCCAAACCAGATCAACGTTACCGACAACATCACAACTCTCCTTGGCAAGATCGATCAGATCACCGGCACCACGAAGCCGTCGACCATCCATGGCGGCGTCATCACGATCAACACGGACGATCCCGGGAGCCTCAACATCACGAGCTCGAACAGCACGGCGTTCGCGGCGCTCGGCTTCACGACCTCCCCGGTCACGGCGGCAAAGGCTCCGCTGCGCGTCGGCTCTTCGCCCCTCGGCTCGGCGACGACGCTGGTCAACGGCTCGGCCACCACCGTGCAATGGTACCTGGGCAATGACGGCCCCGGTTCGCCGCGCTCCACCGCGATGGCCCGGGTCGACGATTCCGTCACGGTGCAGTATGGCGCGCAGGCGAACGAGGACGCCATCCGCAAGGAGCTGCAGGCGGTCGCCGTGTTCGGGACGTTCTCGACCTCGCCGACCGGGCAGTATGCGGGCGGGCAGGTCGCCGCGCTGAGCCTGCGGGTGACGCAGGCTCTGACCAAGCAGCCCGGCCAGCAGCGCATCGAAGACATCCAGACCGACATCGCGATGGCCCAGAACACCATGAAGGACGCGGGCACGCGCCAGACCCAGGCCAAGGCGCAGCTCCAGACCATCATCGACCAGGCGGAATCGGCCCCGCCGGACCAGGTCGCGAGCGAGATCCTGTCGCTCCAGAACGCGCTCCAGGCGTCCTACCAGGTGACCTCGAACCTCGCGCAGCTCTCGCTCGTCAAGTTCCTGTAA
- the flgK gene encoding flagellar hook-associated protein FlgK yields MGLSSALASAMSGLRANQAALSIVSSNVANSQTPGYVVQTPNQIEVTTGDFGSTVTTTGVSRELDTYVQKQLRTETGGSGYADQMANILKQLQNVYGTPGNSGTLETALNSFTTALQALSTNAGSSSAQTVALGAAQTLAQQLNLTTKGIQSLRSNVEQDLSTSAQQANAAMQQVADINSRLQGLSEHDPSAATLMDQRDQAINTLSKYVDVHVTTDGSNQANIYTTTGIQLVGAGLASQFTFASAGALSATSLYNIDPAKSGVGAFNIKLPNGSSVDVIANNVVSSGQIAADLKLRDQTLVQAQNQIDQFAATMSSALSDKTTAGSTVTGPPAGFDLDLAGAAPGNSVNFTYTDTTTNTKRQVTLVNVTDPAALPLQNPTNANPMQIGVNFSGGMGAIASALNTALSGSHLSFAAAPSPATATTLRVTDDNSGLAKVNSASITKTISSLTSGNPQLPLFTDGGQALYTGAITASGSQMTGLAGRIAVNTQLATDPTRLSIYNTSPVTPTGDTTRSDYLYSQLTSAVFSYSPQSGLGSASQPFTGSVSNYLQQFLSVQGNAATQATQLQQGQSVVVSTLQAKFNSTASVNLDSEMSNLIQLQNAYAANAHVMSVVQSMMNTLLQAQV; encoded by the coding sequence ATGGGTTTGAGTTCAGCCCTCGCCAGTGCGATGAGCGGTCTGCGTGCCAATCAGGCTGCGCTCTCGATCGTTTCCTCGAACGTCGCCAACTCGCAGACGCCGGGTTACGTCGTCCAGACGCCGAACCAGATCGAGGTCACCACCGGCGACTTCGGCTCGACGGTGACGACGACCGGCGTCAGCCGCGAGCTCGACACCTATGTACAGAAACAGCTGCGCACCGAGACCGGCGGCAGCGGCTACGCCGACCAGATGGCGAACATCCTGAAGCAGCTTCAGAATGTCTATGGCACGCCCGGCAACAGCGGTACGCTCGAAACCGCGCTGAACAGTTTCACCACGGCGCTGCAGGCGCTCTCGACCAATGCGGGCTCGTCGTCGGCGCAAACCGTTGCGCTCGGCGCTGCGCAGACGCTGGCGCAGCAGCTCAACCTCACCACCAAAGGCATCCAGTCGCTGCGCTCCAACGTCGAGCAGGATCTCAGCACCTCGGCGCAGCAGGCCAACGCGGCGATGCAGCAGGTCGCCGACATCAACTCCAGACTCCAGGGCCTTTCGGAACACGACCCCTCGGCCGCGACGCTGATGGACCAGCGCGACCAGGCCATCAACACGCTGTCGAAATATGTCGACGTCCACGTCACCACCGACGGGTCCAATCAGGCCAACATCTACACCACCACCGGCATCCAGCTGGTCGGCGCCGGGCTGGCCTCGCAATTCACCTTTGCCTCCGCCGGCGCGCTGTCGGCGACCTCGCTCTACAACATCGATCCGGCCAAATCCGGCGTCGGCGCGTTCAACATCAAGCTCCCGAACGGATCGTCGGTCGACGTCATCGCCAACAACGTTGTGTCTTCGGGCCAGATCGCGGCCGATCTGAAGCTGCGCGACCAGACGCTGGTGCAGGCGCAGAACCAGATCGACCAGTTCGCCGCGACGATGTCGAGCGCGTTGTCGGACAAGACCACGGCCGGCAGCACGGTCACCGGCCCGCCGGCCGGCTTCGATCTCGACCTTGCGGGAGCGGCGCCGGGCAACAGCGTCAACTTCACCTACACCGACACGACCACCAACACGAAGCGACAGGTCACGCTCGTCAACGTGACCGATCCGGCGGCGCTCCCGCTCCAGAACCCCACCAACGCCAATCCGATGCAGATCGGGGTGAACTTCTCCGGCGGCATGGGCGCGATCGCCTCGGCGCTCAACACCGCGCTTTCCGGCTCGCATCTGTCTTTCGCCGCCGCGCCGTCGCCGGCGACGGCCACCACATTGCGGGTGACCGACGACAACAGCGGCCTCGCCAAGGTCAATTCGGCCTCGATCACCAAGACGATCTCGTCGCTGACCTCGGGCAATCCGCAACTGCCGCTGTTCACCGATGGTGGGCAGGCGCTCTACACCGGCGCGATCACGGCATCGGGTTCGCAGATGACCGGCCTTGCCGGCCGCATCGCCGTGAACACACAGCTCGCCACCGACCCGACCAGGCTGTCGATCTACAACACCTCGCCGGTGACGCCCACCGGCGACACCACGCGCTCGGACTATCTCTATTCGCAGCTCACCTCGGCGGTGTTCTCCTATTCGCCGCAATCCGGTCTGGGCTCGGCCAGCCAGCCCTTCACCGGCAGCGTCTCGAACTACCTCCAGCAGTTCCTGAGCGTTCAGGGCAATGCCGCGACCCAGGCGACCCAGCTGCAGCAGGGCCAGAGCGTCGTGGTCTCGACGCTGCAGGCCAAGTTCAACTCGACCGCCAGCGTCAACCTGGACTCGGAGATGTCGAACCTGATCCAGCTCCAGAATGCCTATGCCGCCAACGCCCATGTCATGTCGGTGGTGCAGAGCATGATGAATACGCTGCTCCAGGCTCAAGTGTAA
- a CDS encoding flagellar hook-basal body complex protein: MGIFDAMNTSVGGLQAQSYALQNISGNIANSSTTAYKGIGTSFVDLIPDSSVPSKQVAGGVTANAKATITTQGTISGSSVATNMAITGDGFFSIQKATGVVDNAPVFSGVTYYTRRGDFQLNANGNLVNGAGYYLMGVTVDPKTGNPQGNVATVLKFQNNFIPAQATTSIQYAANLPTQPNTVASTTAATKTLLAAGGLNPSDFAANPLPVGTPPPPYANATTSGAAATGNIRSPYSSTTATGTTALQNNSAAVASTTTSLDNSVGTHLASTTLTALSGQVLTINGNTVTFNGGTTVTTVGSNTTIGLGAGTTATVASILSAIQTAGGAGVTATLSASGNIVISSGTTTDVAVGSGQAATALGISSVTRGGNVLSSPAISGATVLSGAAAAGGAEVITSGFSAGDVITVNGQPLTFMAAGASGPNQINVTDNITMLLGKIDALSGATGSSVSSSGVITLNTGTASNLSVASSNSAAFAALGFTSTITKNRDGGGVAGTGGVIGNDIATFTKESISGGAVTAYNAAGTPVNLQLRWAKTDSASLGAGHADTWNMFYQTDPNATGTTVGWVNTGQAFTFAADGSLTSPSGSGITINNVSVSGQSLGSVSFNISSGGLTQYASTSGAVTINTITQNGYAAGQLRSVAVNNNGLVVGTFSNGQNLDLAQVSLSHFNGTNYLKAQDGGAYAATEQSGPAIDGASGSISGSSLEGSNTDIADEFTKLIVTQQAYSANTKVITTANTMVQDLLNVLR; the protein is encoded by the coding sequence ATGGGTATCTTCGATGCAATGAACACCTCGGTGGGTGGCCTGCAGGCGCAGTCCTACGCGCTGCAGAACATTTCCGGCAACATCGCGAACTCATCCACCACCGCGTACAAGGGCATCGGCACCAGCTTCGTCGATCTCATTCCCGACTCCTCGGTCCCGAGCAAGCAGGTCGCGGGCGGCGTGACGGCCAACGCGAAGGCCACTATCACCACGCAGGGTACGATCTCGGGCTCCAGCGTCGCCACCAACATGGCAATCACCGGTGACGGCTTCTTCTCGATCCAGAAGGCGACGGGCGTCGTCGACAATGCGCCGGTGTTCAGCGGCGTCACCTATTACACGCGGCGTGGCGACTTCCAGCTCAATGCCAACGGCAATCTGGTCAACGGCGCCGGCTACTATTTGATGGGTGTCACGGTCGACCCGAAGACTGGCAACCCGCAAGGCAACGTCGCGACAGTCCTGAAATTCCAGAACAACTTCATCCCGGCGCAGGCGACCACATCGATCCAGTACGCGGCGAACCTGCCGACCCAGCCGAACACGGTGGCGAGCACGACGGCGGCGACCAAGACGCTGCTGGCGGCCGGCGGACTGAACCCGTCGGACTTCGCGGCCAACCCGCTGCCGGTCGGCACGCCGCCTCCGCCGTATGCAAACGCCACAACGTCCGGCGCTGCCGCAACCGGCAATATCCGCTCGCCATACTCGTCGACCACTGCGACCGGCACAACGGCGCTCCAGAACAACTCTGCGGCGGTGGCATCGACCACCACTTCGCTCGACAACTCCGTGGGTACGCATCTCGCCTCCACGACCCTCACCGCGCTCAGCGGCCAGGTGCTGACCATCAACGGCAACACGGTCACATTCAACGGCGGCACCACCGTCACGACGGTCGGCAGCAACACCACAATCGGTCTCGGCGCCGGAACGACGGCCACGGTGGCCAGCATCCTGAGCGCGATCCAGACCGCCGGCGGTGCCGGCGTTACCGCAACGCTCAGCGCCAGCGGCAACATCGTGATCTCCAGCGGCACCACCACCGACGTAGCGGTTGGTAGCGGCCAGGCGGCCACAGCGCTCGGCATCAGCAGCGTGACGCGCGGCGGCAACGTGCTGTCCTCCCCAGCGATCTCGGGCGCCACGGTGTTGAGCGGCGCGGCGGCGGCCGGCGGCGCCGAGGTGATCACATCGGGCTTCTCCGCCGGCGACGTCATCACGGTCAATGGTCAGCCGCTGACCTTCATGGCCGCCGGCGCGTCAGGCCCGAACCAAATCAACGTCACTGACAACATCACGATGCTGCTCGGCAAGATCGACGCGCTCTCCGGTGCAACGGGGTCGTCGGTCAGCAGCAGCGGCGTGATCACGCTGAACACCGGCACGGCTTCCAATCTTTCGGTGGCGAGCTCCAACAGCGCCGCCTTCGCTGCGCTCGGGTTCACCTCGACCATCACCAAGAATCGTGACGGTGGTGGCGTTGCCGGCACCGGCGGCGTGATCGGCAACGACATCGCCACCTTCACCAAGGAATCGATCAGCGGTGGCGCGGTGACCGCCTACAACGCGGCCGGCACGCCGGTGAACCTGCAATTGCGCTGGGCCAAGACCGACAGTGCCTCGCTCGGCGCGGGCCATGCCGATACCTGGAACATGTTCTACCAGACTGACCCGAACGCGACCGGCACGACGGTCGGCTGGGTCAATACCGGCCAGGCCTTCACCTTTGCCGCCGACGGCTCGCTGACCTCGCCGAGCGGGTCGGGCATCACCATCAACAACGTCAGCGTCAGCGGCCAGTCGTTGGGCTCGGTCTCCTTCAACATCTCCTCGGGCGGACTGACGCAATATGCCAGCACCAGCGGCGCCGTCACCATCAACACCATCACCCAGAACGGCTACGCCGCCGGTCAGCTTCGCTCGGTCGCCGTCAACAACAACGGCCTCGTAGTCGGGACCTTCTCCAACGGTCAGAACCTCGACCTCGCACAGGTCTCGTTGTCGCACTTCAACGGCACCAACTACCTGAAGGCGCAGGACGGCGGCGCCTACGCCGCGACTGAACAGTCGGGCCCTGCCATCGACGGTGCTTCCGGCTCGATCAGCGGCTCGTCGCTGGAAGGCTCGAACACCGACATCGCCGACGAATTCACCAAGCTGATCGTGACCCAGCAGGCCTATTCGGCCAACACCAAGGTGATCACGACGGCGAATACGATGGTTCAGGATCTTTTGAACGTGTTGCGCTGA
- the msrB gene encoding peptide-methionine (R)-S-oxide reductase MsrB — MFDRRILLTTVAGLFGLAAFRWLRASPAEAGEKAAQKFEIEKTDAEWRAQLTPQQYEILRKEGTERPGSSPLLKEHRKGIFACAGCDLPLFASDTKFESGTGWPSFYQPIEGNVGKTEDRTYGMLRTEVHCRRCGGHLGHVFDDGPKPTGLRYCIDGFGLVFHPAAASAT; from the coding sequence ATGTTTGACCGCCGCATCCTGTTGACGACTGTCGCCGGCCTGTTTGGCCTTGCGGCCTTCCGCTGGCTCAGAGCATCGCCCGCGGAGGCTGGAGAGAAAGCCGCGCAGAAATTCGAGATCGAGAAGACGGACGCCGAATGGCGTGCCCAGCTCACGCCGCAGCAATATGAGATCCTGCGCAAGGAGGGCACCGAGCGGCCGGGCTCCAGCCCGCTGCTCAAGGAGCACCGCAAGGGCATCTTCGCCTGCGCCGGCTGCGACCTGCCGCTGTTCGCCTCCGACACCAAATTCGAGAGCGGCACGGGCTGGCCGAGCTTCTACCAGCCGATCGAGGGCAATGTCGGCAAGACCGAGGACCGCACCTACGGCATGCTGCGCACCGAGGTGCATTGCCGGCGCTGCGGCGGCCATCTCGGCCACGTCTTCGACGACGGTCCGAAGCCGACCGGATTGCGCTACTGCATCGACGGTTTCGGGCTGGTCTTCCATCCCGCGGCGGCGTCCGCAACCTAG
- a CDS encoding FAD-binding oxidoreductase yields the protein MSETFTSVSQEEAGFRDRARLSFDLDADICVIGAGLAGLSIALEAARLGASVAVLEGRHIGWNASGNQLGTVMPGFALPLAELIERIGFEDARELWTLSKEGAEFVRANATEENMPGIGPTDGVIEVSNVDAGDRLISRLQMLNEDFDTEAEGWQVDRVRAVLKTDHYFHGVYYPKAFQVDGRKYVHGLAALARRAGARIFEDTPVVSIDHSGIRKRIVTPSARLRATHIVLAGNIHLGAPLRRLSETLLPVWRYAGITAPLGERVHEIISFKGSVMDSDGVDHFRIVDGDRLMWESPETTWAARPQRFAGAVRRRIRSIFPQFGNVEITDMFGGATGQTVHGMPQIGQLRKGLWVASGFGRQGMNTSAMAGQMIARSILWGDERWKLFSPFELVWAGGTTGRVAGQLVGIWGRASSAAAGSLARYRERARVKDREREARLAEANRAAGTGPRRSPPGVRPRPAPPPKPVAEAVEPVPQDDTASR from the coding sequence ATGAGCGAGACTTTCACAAGCGTGTCCCAGGAAGAAGCCGGCTTTCGCGACCGAGCGCGGCTGTCGTTCGACCTCGATGCCGATATCTGCGTCATCGGGGCCGGGCTTGCCGGACTGTCCATCGCGCTCGAGGCGGCCCGGCTGGGGGCCAGCGTCGCAGTGCTCGAGGGCCGCCACATCGGCTGGAACGCCTCCGGCAATCAACTCGGCACCGTGATGCCGGGCTTCGCGCTGCCGCTCGCCGAGCTGATCGAGCGCATCGGCTTCGAGGACGCGCGGGAATTGTGGACGCTGTCGAAAGAGGGGGCCGAGTTCGTCCGGGCCAACGCCACGGAAGAGAACATGCCGGGGATCGGCCCGACCGACGGCGTGATCGAGGTCTCCAACGTTGATGCCGGCGACCGGCTGATCAGCCGCTTGCAGATGCTGAACGAGGATTTCGACACCGAAGCCGAGGGCTGGCAGGTCGATCGCGTCCGCGCGGTGCTCAAGACCGATCACTATTTCCACGGCGTCTACTATCCCAAGGCATTCCAGGTCGACGGACGCAAATATGTGCACGGCCTCGCCGCGCTGGCGCGACGGGCGGGAGCGCGCATCTTCGAGGATACGCCGGTCGTCAGCATCGATCATTCCGGCATCCGCAAGCGCATCGTCACGCCCTCGGCGCGGCTGCGCGCCACCCATATCGTGCTCGCCGGCAACATCCATCTCGGTGCGCCCTTGAGGCGCCTGTCGGAGACGCTGCTGCCGGTCTGGCGCTATGCCGGCATCACCGCGCCGCTCGGCGAGCGCGTGCACGAGATCATTTCCTTCAAGGGATCGGTGATGGATTCCGACGGCGTCGATCATTTCCGGATCGTCGACGGCGACCGGCTGATGTGGGAAAGTCCGGAGACCACTTGGGCCGCGCGGCCGCAGCGCTTTGCAGGCGCCGTCAGGCGGCGGATCCGGTCGATCTTCCCTCAGTTCGGCAATGTCGAGATCACCGACATGTTCGGCGGCGCCACAGGCCAGACCGTGCATGGCATGCCGCAGATCGGCCAGTTGCGCAAAGGCCTCTGGGTGGCCAGCGGGTTCGGCCGCCAGGGCATGAACACCTCGGCCATGGCCGGGCAGATGATCGCCCGCAGCATCCTGTGGGGCGACGAGCGCTGGAAGCTGTTCTCGCCGTTCGAGCTGGTCTGGGCTGGGGGAACGACGGGGCGGGTTGCTGGCCAACTGGTCGGAATCTGGGGCAGGGCGAGTTCCGCCGCCGCAGGCTCGCTTGCCCGCTATCGCGAGCGTGCCAGGGTCAAGGACCGGGAACGCGAGGCGCGGCTGGCCGAGGCCAACCGGGCCGCCGGGACCGGTCCGCGACGTTCGCCGCCCGGGGTTCGGCCCCGGCCGGCCCCACCGCCGAAGCCTGTGGCGGAAGCCGTGGAACCAGTCCCGCAGGACGACACTGCCTCGCGATAA
- a CDS encoding histidine phosphatase family protein, whose protein sequence is MRRLMLLRHAKTETDAPSGRDQDRRLDDRGHKDAAEIGDWMASHPPFPEAVLVSHAVRARQTWDIAWETMKDRVAAPQVEVLPELYAADPAQILESIRTATIPADPRQLLLVGHNPGMHEIALMLTGGGDPTAAKALADNLPTSGLAIFDFDVKDWGDVAYRHGKLVLFVSPKLLRS, encoded by the coding sequence ATGCGCCGTTTGATGCTGCTGCGTCACGCCAAGACCGAGACCGACGCGCCGAGCGGCCGTGACCAGGACCGCCGGCTCGACGACCGCGGCCACAAGGACGCCGCCGAGATCGGCGACTGGATGGCCTCCCATCCCCCCTTTCCCGAGGCCGTACTGGTATCGCATGCCGTCCGGGCCCGGCAGACCTGGGACATTGCCTGGGAGACCATGAAGGACCGCGTCGCCGCGCCGCAGGTGGAGGTCCTGCCGGAACTCTACGCCGCCGATCCCGCCCAGATCCTGGAATCCATTCGCACTGCAACCATTCCGGCTGATCCGAGACAATTGCTGCTGGTCGGCCACAATCCGGGCATGCACGAGATCGCCCTGATGCTGACAGGCGGCGGCGATCCGACCGCCGCCAAGGCGCTCGCCGACAACCTGCCCACGTCGGGGCTTGCGATCTTCGATTTTGACGTCAAGGATTGGGGTGACGTGGCTTACCGCCACGGCAAGCTGGTATTGTTCGTCAGTCCAAAGCTGCTTCGAAGTTGA
- a CDS encoding universal stress protein, with amino-acid sequence MFKSILVPIDLADTDLAKPAIATAATLSQTWSGVVRLLNVLPMTPVMLAEYVPADFDEQQRQTSEEALAIVARESGIEPSRISSVVRQGGIYHEILEEAVHVKADLIVMTSHRPAMRTYFLGSNAGHVVRYAKCSVLVVRH; translated from the coding sequence ATGTTCAAGTCCATCCTCGTGCCCATCGACCTCGCCGACACCGATTTGGCCAAGCCGGCGATCGCGACCGCGGCAACGCTGTCGCAGACCTGGAGCGGCGTGGTGCGCCTGCTCAACGTGCTGCCGATGACGCCGGTGATGCTGGCCGAATACGTGCCGGCCGATTTCGACGAGCAGCAGCGCCAGACCTCGGAAGAAGCCCTCGCCATCGTCGCACGCGAGTCCGGCATCGAGCCTTCCCGCATCTCCAGCGTGGTGCGCCAGGGCGGCATCTACCACGAGATCCTGGAGGAAGCGGTGCACGTGAAGGCCGACCTGATCGTGATGACCTCGCACCGGCCGGCGATGCGCACCTATTTCCTCGGCTCCAATGCCGGGCATGTCGTCCGCTACGCCAAATGCTCCGTGCTGGTGGTGAGGCACTGA
- a CDS encoding DUF1127 domain-containing protein, which produces MTTISQTAGRSLRSSSSDGFFRKLANGAYALFDSLERRSAVKTLNDLDDRALRDIGITRSQIEDAVYGQAKAELTRYL; this is translated from the coding sequence ATGACCACGATCTCGCAGACCGCCGGGCGGAGTTTACGCTCATCCTCGTCAGACGGATTTTTCCGCAAGCTGGCCAACGGCGCCTATGCGCTGTTCGACAGCCTGGAGCGCCGCTCCGCCGTCAAGACGCTGAACGACCTCGATGACCGCGCCTTGCGCGACATCGGGATCACGCGCAGCCAGATCGAGGATGCGGTCTACGGTCAGGCCAAAGCAGAACTGACGCGCTACCTGTAA